From Streptomyces sp. 6-11-2, one genomic window encodes:
- a CDS encoding LLM class F420-dependent oxidoreductase, which translates to MSDTTAPARPLPETIGRYGIWSIGLRSENAARRAELAEAAAELEELGYGAVWLGGNSTARNAAPLIEATGRIVVATSIQSVWQQDAAGTAAEFTALEAAHPGRFVLGLGVSHGPRVQQYRKPYSTMVGYLDRLDELDRSGAGGVPAGRRVLAALGPRMLRLSRDRAAGAIPYLVTPDHTAQAREILGGTTLLAPEFKVVLETDPARARAVARGYLAPYLELPNYTDNFLRLGFTDSDVTGGGSDRLIDAVFAWGEESRIRERIEAFHTAGADHVALQVVADGPRDALPREEWRKLASLLA; encoded by the coding sequence ATGAGCGACACCACAGCCCCCGCGCGCCCCTTGCCGGAGACCATCGGCCGGTACGGCATCTGGAGCATCGGACTCCGCTCGGAGAACGCGGCCCGGCGCGCCGAACTCGCCGAAGCTGCCGCCGAGTTGGAGGAACTCGGCTACGGAGCCGTCTGGCTGGGCGGCAACAGCACCGCCCGCAACGCCGCCCCGCTGATCGAGGCGACCGGGCGGATCGTCGTCGCCACCAGCATCCAGAGCGTCTGGCAGCAGGACGCCGCCGGGACCGCGGCGGAGTTCACCGCGCTGGAGGCCGCCCACCCCGGCCGCTTCGTGCTCGGCCTCGGTGTGAGCCACGGCCCGCGCGTGCAGCAGTACCGGAAGCCGTACTCGACGATGGTCGGCTACCTGGACCGGCTCGACGAGCTCGACCGGTCCGGCGCGGGCGGCGTGCCCGCCGGGCGCCGGGTTCTGGCCGCCCTCGGCCCCAGGATGCTCCGGCTCTCCCGGGACCGGGCGGCCGGCGCGATCCCGTACCTGGTCACGCCGGACCACACCGCGCAGGCCCGCGAGATCCTGGGCGGGACGACGCTGCTGGCACCGGAGTTCAAGGTCGTCCTGGAGACCGACCCGGCCCGCGCCCGCGCCGTGGCCCGCGGGTACCTCGCCCCCTATCTGGAACTGCCGAACTACACCGACAACTTCCTGCGCCTCGGCTTCACCGACTCCGACGTCACCGGCGGCGGCAGCGACCGTCTGATCGACGCGGTGTTCGCCTGGGGCGAGGAGTCCCGGATCCGCGAGCGGATCGAGGCGTTCCACACGGCGGGCGCCGACCACGTGGCACTCCAGGTGGTCGCCGACGGCCCGCGCGACGCCCTGCCGCGGGAGGAGTGGCGCAAGCTGGCCTCCCTACTGGCGTGA